One region of Haloprofundus salilacus genomic DNA includes:
- a CDS encoding class I SAM-dependent methyltransferase: MSAEKSTRPGKSTEELRRIYGDAAGQFDRAEPLDRLLLGRSRRRLFTRASGRVLDVGCGTGANFPYLPAGVSITGVDLSPEMLERARHRADELGLDVTLEEADAANLPFDDNSFDTVVSSLSTCTFPDPVAALGEMARVCEADGRILLLEHGRSHVEPLAKLQDRLAPWHFEQMGCRWNQVPADVVAEAGLAVEGVRRRYLGVVTELVAEPSR, from the coding sequence GTGAGCGCAGAGAAATCGACTCGGCCGGGCAAGTCGACCGAGGAACTCAGGCGCATCTATGGCGACGCCGCGGGGCAGTTCGACCGCGCGGAACCGCTCGACCGCCTCCTCCTCGGCCGGAGTCGCCGCCGTCTCTTCACGCGGGCGAGCGGCCGCGTTCTCGACGTCGGGTGCGGGACGGGGGCGAACTTCCCCTACCTGCCCGCGGGTGTCTCGATCACCGGCGTCGACCTCAGTCCGGAGATGCTCGAGCGGGCGCGTCATCGTGCCGACGAACTCGGACTCGACGTGACGCTCGAAGAGGCGGACGCCGCGAACCTCCCGTTCGACGACAACAGTTTCGACACAGTCGTCTCGTCGCTGTCGACGTGTACGTTTCCCGACCCCGTCGCCGCGCTCGGGGAAATGGCGCGCGTCTGCGAGGCGGACGGTCGGATACTGCTGCTTGAACACGGGCGGAGTCACGTCGAACCGCTCGCCAAACTGCAGGACCGCCTCGCCCCGTGGCACTTCGAGCAGATGGGCTGCCGGTGGAACCAGGTCCCCGCCGACGTCGTCGCGGAGGCGGGGTTGGCCGTCGAAGGCGTTCGACGGCGCTATCTTGGCGTCGTCACAGAACTCGTCGCCGAACCGAGCCGGTAG
- a CDS encoding 4Fe-4S dicluster domain-containing protein — MSTNNSKQVMGQGVMSVGEDARIFPDVEACIDCGGCVVACKRTWDVPRNEQRISISTMLEGKEAAAGLNANSAQALKQGQSPGETSVPMQCYHCENAPCVSVCPTDSLFKKDNGFVEVRDDLCVGCQYCLSACPFGAPQFPDADEGSAKLFGTGGTMDKCTMCEERQDVGKGPACAEECATDAILVGTTGQIAEELDKRGSASFFNQEAMEIIFGEEGAREFQ; from the coding sequence ATGTCAACAAACAACTCGAAACAAGTGATGGGCCAGGGCGTCATGAGCGTCGGTGAGGACGCGCGAATCTTCCCCGACGTGGAGGCGTGTATCGACTGCGGCGGCTGCGTCGTCGCCTGCAAACGAACGTGGGACGTTCCGCGGAACGAGCAGCGTATCAGCATCTCGACGATGCTCGAAGGCAAGGAGGCCGCGGCGGGCCTCAATGCCAACAGCGCACAGGCGCTCAAGCAGGGGCAGTCGCCCGGCGAGACGAGCGTGCCGATGCAGTGTTACCACTGCGAGAACGCCCCCTGCGTCTCGGTCTGCCCGACCGATTCGCTGTTCAAGAAGGACAACGGCTTCGTCGAGGTCCGAGACGACCTCTGCGTCGGCTGTCAGTACTGCCTGTCGGCGTGTCCGTTCGGCGCGCCGCAGTTCCCCGATGCCGACGAGGGATCGGCGAAACTGTTCGGCACCGGCGGCACGATGGACAAGTGTACGATGTGCGAGGAGCGCCAGGATGTCGGTAAAGGTCCGGCCTGCGCCGAGGAGTGCGCGACCGACGCTATCCTCGTCGGCACGACCGGACAGATAGCCGAGGAACTCGACAAGCGCGGCAGCGCCTCCTTCTTCAATCAGGAGGCGATGGAGATCATCTTCGGCGAGGAGGGCGCGAGGGAGTTCCAATGA
- a CDS encoding AzlC family ABC transporter permease produces MNVPTELRAGVRDALPLFLGIVPFAVVFGVAAVDAGLSALQAVGLSVFVFAGASQLATIELLADDATLAVVVLTAVVINLRMLMYSASIAPYFRSLAGRSKAFLAYFLTDQAYALSVAHYGALDDATGGSGSGESDASAAETDALSTADRRWYYLGVGVSLWVVWQLGTVAGLVLGTGVPESWGLDFTVPLVFLALLVPAMNDVPTITAGVCGGVVAVVAAGLPLNLGLLVGATAGIVAGLLAERGRR; encoded by the coding sequence ATGAACGTTCCCACGGAACTCCGGGCCGGCGTCCGGGACGCGCTGCCGCTGTTTCTCGGCATCGTCCCGTTCGCCGTCGTCTTCGGCGTCGCCGCCGTTGACGCGGGGCTGTCGGCGCTTCAGGCGGTCGGTCTCTCGGTGTTCGTCTTCGCCGGCGCGTCGCAGTTGGCGACGATCGAACTGCTCGCTGACGACGCCACCCTTGCGGTCGTTGTCCTCACCGCCGTCGTCATCAACCTCCGGATGCTGATGTACTCGGCTTCCATCGCGCCGTACTTCCGGTCGCTGGCGGGTCGCTCGAAGGCGTTTCTGGCATACTTTCTCACCGACCAGGCGTACGCACTCTCGGTGGCGCACTACGGTGCGCTTGACGACGCGACCGGAGGGTCCGGGTCGGGCGAGTCGGACGCTTCCGCCGCCGAAACCGACGCACTGTCGACCGCAGACCGCCGCTGGTACTATCTCGGCGTCGGGGTGAGCCTCTGGGTCGTCTGGCAGTTGGGAACCGTCGCCGGTCTCGTCCTCGGAACTGGCGTTCCCGAGAGTTGGGGGCTTGACTTCACCGTCCCGCTGGTCTTTCTGGCGCTTCTCGTCCCGGCGATGAATGACGTTCCGACAATTACGGCGGGCGTCTGCGGCGGCGTCGTCGCCGTCGTCGCCGCCGGTCTGCCGTTGAACCTCGGCCTGCTCGTCGGGGCGACGGCAGGTATCGTCGCTGGACTCCTCGCGGAGCGTGGTCGGCGATGA
- a CDS encoding SRPBCC domain-containing protein has product MKHVHTSIDIEAPPSIVWDVLTDLDAYHEWNPYITEASGEVAEGSIVKIHVEPTGRRNSALRCEVTELVPERTLQWVGSLGVPGLFTGRHTFELEPLDDDRTRLVNREEVSGLLARFVVTDETPLDYDWMNQALARRAELRFNPQRPAET; this is encoded by the coding sequence ATGAAGCACGTACACACTTCTATCGACATCGAGGCCCCGCCGAGCATCGTCTGGGACGTGCTCACTGACCTCGACGCCTACCACGAGTGGAACCCGTATATCACTGAGGCGAGCGGCGAAGTGGCCGAAGGAAGCATCGTGAAAATCCACGTCGAACCGACGGGGCGGCGAAACTCGGCGCTCCGCTGCGAGGTGACCGAACTCGTCCCCGAACGCACCCTGCAGTGGGTCGGGAGTCTCGGCGTCCCGGGACTGTTCACGGGTCGACACACCTTCGAACTCGAACCGCTGGACGACGACCGGACGCGCCTGGTCAACCGCGAAGAGGTGTCGGGACTGCTCGCGCGCTTCGTCGTCACCGACGAGACGCCGCTGGACTACGACTGGATGAACCAGGCGCTCGCCCGCCGCGCGGAACTGCGGTTCAACCCGCAGCGGCCCGCCGAGACGTGA
- a CDS encoding ubiquitin-like small modifier protein 1: MRLELRFFATFREAVGQKTIEREYDDNLAVGDVLSALETEFDGLDGQLLEDGDLRPQINVLKNGREVLHMEGIETTMEDGDTLSVFPPVAGG, from the coding sequence ATGCGACTCGAACTGCGGTTCTTCGCGACGTTTCGCGAGGCCGTCGGACAGAAGACCATCGAGCGCGAGTACGACGATAACCTCGCCGTCGGCGACGTGCTCTCGGCGCTCGAAACGGAGTTCGACGGACTCGACGGCCAACTGCTCGAAGACGGTGACCTCAGACCGCAGATAAACGTGCTGAAGAACGGCCGCGAAGTGCTGCACATGGAGGGCATCGAGACGACGATGGAGGACGGCGACACGCTGAGCGTCTTCCCCCCGGTAGCCGGAGGCTGA
- a CDS encoding cation:proton antiporter, producing the protein MIAPLEGEVLLTLFAQLFVILSVALLLGRLARVVGMPAVVGELLTGIVLGPSLLGIVAPGTFETLFPSTAEQFHLLEAISWLGVVFLLLTTGLEMDIDRLRRRAGSAALVSTTGVAVPFALGLGVTGLLPAFLVVDPTDRLGLALFLATAMSISAIPVIAHILVETGLAARPVGQVMLASATLTVLASWLLLSLVIGFVQSGRFDVDAVGVSLLTLCLFTAFAFTVGRRGASAILRRAGSTDAGPRTQVAVVAAFALGAGSLTAAFGFEATLGALLAGVAVGRDALDVEARRVLEDVSLGVFAPLFFGTAGLRADLSLLVDPAVALVGAALLIVATVGKLVGVTGGALVAGFGRRDALAMGVGLNARGALEIVVATIGLSLGLLTPALYTIIVLVAIVTSVLAAALLPVVATAPEKRRLVDRPAGRL; encoded by the coding sequence GTGATAGCGCCGCTGGAGGGCGAGGTACTCCTGACGCTGTTCGCCCAGCTGTTCGTCATCCTCTCGGTCGCGCTGCTTCTGGGTCGACTCGCCCGGGTCGTCGGGATGCCGGCGGTCGTCGGCGAACTGCTCACCGGCATCGTCCTCGGCCCGTCGCTTCTGGGCATCGTCGCGCCGGGGACGTTTGAGACGCTGTTTCCGTCGACCGCCGAACAGTTCCACCTCCTCGAAGCCATCTCGTGGCTCGGCGTCGTCTTCCTCCTGCTGACGACGGGACTGGAGATGGACATCGACCGACTGCGACGGCGGGCCGGCAGCGCCGCACTCGTCTCGACGACAGGCGTCGCGGTGCCGTTCGCGCTGGGTCTCGGCGTCACGGGGCTGCTCCCGGCGTTCCTCGTCGTCGACCCGACCGATCGACTCGGTCTCGCACTCTTTCTCGCGACGGCGATGAGCATCTCGGCCATCCCCGTCATCGCTCACATCCTCGTTGAGACGGGCCTCGCCGCTCGACCCGTCGGACAGGTGATGCTCGCGTCGGCGACGCTCACCGTCCTTGCCAGTTGGCTCCTGCTCTCGCTCGTCATCGGCTTCGTCCAGAGCGGCCGGTTCGACGTGGACGCCGTCGGCGTTTCGCTGCTCACGCTCTGTCTGTTCACCGCGTTCGCCTTCACCGTCGGTCGGCGTGGGGCGTCGGCGATACTCCGGCGGGCCGGGTCCACCGATGCCGGCCCGCGTACGCAGGTTGCAGTCGTCGCCGCGTTCGCCCTTGGCGCGGGGTCTCTGACCGCCGCGTTCGGCTTCGAGGCGACGCTCGGCGCGCTGCTGGCCGGCGTCGCCGTCGGTCGCGACGCGCTCGACGTCGAAGCGCGTCGTGTCCTCGAAGACGTTTCGTTGGGTGTGTTCGCCCCGCTGTTTTTCGGCACCGCGGGACTCAGAGCCGACCTCTCGCTTTTGGTCGATCCGGCGGTGGCGCTCGTCGGTGCGGCGCTGCTTATCGTCGCCACCGTAGGCAAACTCGTCGGCGTCACCGGCGGCGCGCTCGTCGCCGGCTTCGGCCGCCGCGACGCGCTGGCGATGGGCGTCGGACTGAACGCCCGCGGCGCACTCGAAATCGTCGTCGCGACTATCGGTCTCTCCCTCGGCCTGCTGACGCCAGCGCTCTACACGATAATTGTCCTCGTGGCAATCGTCACCTCGGTACTCGCGGCCGCGTTGCTCCCGGTCGTCGCGACTGCGCCCGAGAAACGTCGCCTCGTCGACCGACCGGCGGGACGGCTCTGA
- a CDS encoding AzlD domain-containing protein yields MTTSYPATTVWAVVLAIGVLTFAIRFSFIALFGGLERRSGEAEGSASAGTVPPRISAALRYVPPAVLAALVFPAVVTIEPTVVGTLTNERLLAGAVAAVVAWRTESVLATIGVGMGALWALQFLL; encoded by the coding sequence ATGACCACGTCGTACCCGGCGACGACGGTGTGGGCCGTCGTCCTCGCCATCGGCGTGCTGACGTTCGCGATTCGCTTCTCGTTCATCGCGCTGTTCGGCGGGCTCGAACGCCGCTCCGGTGAAGCGGAGGGGTCGGCGTCCGCCGGGACCGTTCCGCCGCGCATCAGTGCGGCGCTTCGGTACGTCCCGCCTGCGGTGTTGGCCGCGCTCGTCTTCCCGGCCGTCGTGACGATAGAACCGACAGTCGTCGGCACGCTCACCAACGAGCGACTGCTCGCGGGTGCGGTGGCTGCGGTCGTCGCGTGGCGAACCGAGAGCGTGCTCGCGACCATCGGCGTCGGGATGGGCGCGCTGTGGGCGCTGCAGTTTCTCCTATAA
- a CDS encoding formate dehydrogenase subunit alpha, with the protein MSSEPVSLDLDRRSFMKASALAGALALGGSATGQVLAQGESDEEDGADTEGELVKTICNFCAVGCGFKGERKGNAFVGQEPWFEHPVNNGSLCSKGAAIYGSEHSPKRLKHPMKLEEGEWKKISWGEAMGEIGDELLRIRDEYGPDSVMWLGSAHHANEEAYAFRKLAAFFGTNNVDHQARICHSTTVAGLANTWGYGAMTNTINDYRNYDLDIIIGQNPAEAHPIAMQHILEGQRRGGTIVSVDARYTKTSAHADYFYRIRPGTDVALMMGIIRYLREQGELDQQMINDRVQGWPDVDAKLDRYDLDTVEDITWVSKDDIQELGDLIIENKPKVQIEWAMGGTQHNNGTQNIRSYALTSLGSGCAARSGGGLQVMRGHSNVQGATDLGPNSHILPGYYSNDSPGSWAYWTDVWNESPWTSGSISISEMYDRFEMMSKEKYEAQGGSESTFENEGLAITSRSMMLQNGLTVARWFEAALDKKDRLNQSELYQPNKVKAAIYDGHSTNSISEMDQQKKALENLDLLVVVDMFPSLASVMHNRDDGVILLPASSQYEHHGTVTNSHRSVQWRNPVRPPGHNSKTDMEIIQLFADALGFGEHFDWGSGNGLFNGRSTYEDALREINLGVRTIGYQQDPERLQRQYEYDWAFSTEDLKVDKPGLPVSGEYWQLPWPCWGEGHPGTPIIWRADIDPREGGQDFRARWGTKAPTPQEWKKMSDEKGIQKEYPFKETVKQQGQKGLEMLRAPYNPDWYGGKEIKGVPEYPNFSTAWPKDVTNPDSLSIPYEYALRADKSPYDAAKELKKRGADVNPKEYEPFDVKQPDPPTGRGRARGVAWDFLDTVPVHREPVESPRPDLVEKWPANGKQTNFYRLDQNNAEVQKRATTAAQKQGMNIIMTTGRQVEHQGGGSESRSNIFLADLQPHMYAEIHPNLAEQIGIDGGDLVVVSTTDRGSILVKARVTHRPNEKETFLPFHWGGVYHGKSLEDKYPDGMAPFAIGDSVNLITSRGYDVETQMQETKPAMVKIQKATTDLLERLNMDTDLTFPQDRDGVGLQKDFDVRDSKTVQ; encoded by the coding sequence ATGAGTTCGGAACCCGTTTCGCTGGATCTCGACCGTCGGTCGTTCATGAAGGCTAGCGCGCTCGCCGGCGCACTCGCGTTGGGAGGAAGCGCAACAGGTCAGGTGCTCGCTCAGGGCGAAAGTGACGAAGAGGACGGCGCAGATACGGAAGGGGAACTTGTAAAGACGATCTGTAACTTCTGCGCCGTCGGCTGCGGGTTCAAAGGCGAGCGGAAGGGCAACGCGTTCGTCGGCCAGGAACCGTGGTTCGAACACCCAGTCAATAACGGTTCGCTCTGCTCGAAAGGTGCAGCGATTTACGGCAGTGAACACTCGCCGAAACGACTGAAACACCCTATGAAACTCGAAGAGGGCGAGTGGAAGAAGATTTCGTGGGGCGAAGCAATGGGCGAAATCGGCGACGAACTCCTGCGTATCCGCGACGAGTACGGCCCGGATAGTGTCATGTGGCTGGGAAGCGCCCACCACGCTAACGAGGAGGCGTACGCCTTCCGTAAACTCGCCGCGTTTTTCGGAACAAACAACGTCGACCACCAAGCGCGCATCTGCCACTCCACGACCGTCGCCGGTCTCGCAAACACGTGGGGCTACGGTGCGATGACGAACACGATAAACGACTACCGGAACTACGACCTCGACATCATCATCGGGCAAAACCCCGCCGAGGCTCACCCAATCGCGATGCAACACATCCTCGAGGGTCAGAGACGCGGCGGCACGATCGTCTCGGTCGACGCCCGGTACACGAAGACGTCGGCACACGCTGACTACTTCTACCGTATCCGTCCCGGTACGGACGTTGCGCTGATGATGGGGATTATCCGCTACCTTCGCGAGCAGGGCGAACTCGATCAGCAGATGATCAACGACCGGGTCCAAGGGTGGCCCGACGTCGACGCCAAACTCGACAGATACGACCTCGACACAGTCGAAGACATCACTTGGGTGAGCAAGGATGACATCCAGGAGCTCGGCGACCTCATCATCGAGAACAAGCCGAAAGTCCAGATCGAGTGGGCGATGGGCGGAACCCAGCACAACAACGGGACCCAGAACATCCGTTCGTACGCGCTGACGAGCCTCGGGTCGGGCTGTGCGGCCCGCAGCGGCGGCGGATTGCAGGTAATGCGCGGCCACTCGAACGTCCAGGGCGCGACCGACCTCGGCCCGAACAGCCACATCCTTCCGGGGTACTACTCCAATGACTCGCCGGGGTCGTGGGCTTACTGGACCGACGTCTGGAACGAGAGCCCGTGGACCAGCGGGAGCATCTCCATATCAGAGATGTACGATCGCTTCGAGATGATGTCGAAGGAGAAGTACGAGGCGCAGGGCGGCTCCGAGTCCACCTTCGAGAACGAGGGCCTCGCGATCACCAGCCGATCGATGATGCTCCAGAACGGACTCACCGTCGCCCGGTGGTTCGAGGCAGCCCTCGACAAGAAGGACCGGCTGAACCAGTCCGAACTCTACCAGCCGAACAAGGTGAAGGCGGCCATCTACGACGGACACTCCACGAACTCCATCAGCGAGATGGACCAGCAGAAGAAGGCGTTGGAGAACCTCGACCTGCTGGTCGTCGTGGACATGTTCCCGTCGTTGGCGTCGGTGATGCACAACCGCGACGACGGCGTCATCCTATTACCGGCGTCGAGCCAGTACGAACACCACGGCACCGTTACCAACTCCCACCGCTCGGTGCAGTGGCGCAACCCCGTCCGACCGCCGGGCCACAACTCCAAGACGGACATGGAGATCATCCAACTGTTCGCCGACGCGCTCGGATTCGGCGAGCATTTCGACTGGGGAAGCGGAAACGGCCTGTTCAACGGGCGTTCCACCTACGAGGATGCGCTCCGCGAAATCAATCTCGGAGTGCGCACCATTGGCTATCAGCAAGATCCCGAGCGTCTCCAGCGCCAGTACGAGTACGACTGGGCGTTCAGCACGGAAGACCTAAAGGTCGACAAGCCTGGGCTCCCGGTCAGCGGCGAGTACTGGCAGCTCCCGTGGCCGTGCTGGGGTGAAGGACATCCAGGTACGCCCATCATCTGGCGCGCTGATATCGACCCGCGCGAGGGCGGCCAAGACTTCCGCGCCCGCTGGGGAACGAAAGCGCCGACGCCGCAAGAGTGGAAGAAGATGAGCGACGAAAAGGGTATTCAGAAAGAGTACCCGTTCAAGGAGACGGTGAAGCAGCAAGGCCAGAAAGGTCTAGAAATGCTTCGAGCGCCGTACAACCCGGACTGGTATGGTGGCAAGGAGATAAAGGGCGTTCCGGAGTACCCCAACTTCTCCACTGCGTGGCCGAAGGATGTCACGAATCCCGACTCGCTTTCGATTCCGTACGAGTACGCGCTTCGAGCGGACAAATCGCCCTACGATGCTGCGAAGGAGCTCAAGAAGCGCGGCGCCGACGTCAACCCGAAGGAGTACGAGCCGTTCGACGTCAAGCAGCCTGATCCACCGACCGGTCGAGGGCGTGCCCGCGGTGTCGCCTGGGACTTCTTGGACACCGTCCCCGTCCACCGCGAACCGGTCGAGAGTCCGCGCCCGGACTTGGTTGAAAAGTGGCCCGCAAATGGTAAGCAGACGAACTTCTATCGGCTTGACCAGAACAATGCGGAGGTCCAGAAACGAGCGACTACGGCGGCGCAAAAGCAGGGCATGAACATCATCATGACGACCGGACGCCAGGTCGAACATCAGGGTGGTGGGTCCGAGTCGCGCTCGAACATCTTCCTAGCCGACCTTCAGCCGCACATGTACGCCGAAATTCATCCGAATCTGGCCGAGCAAATTGGCATCGACGGTGGTGACCTTGTCGTCGTCTCGACGACAGACCGGGGGTCTATCCTCGTGAAGGCGCGGGTAACCCATCGACCGAACGAGAAAGAGACGTTCCTGCCGTTCCACTGGGGTGGTGTCTACCACGGGAAGAGTCTAGAGGACAAGTACCCCGACGGAATGGCACCGTTCGCCATCGGGGACAGCGTGAATCTCATCACGTCCCGCGGGTACGATGTCGAGACCCAGATGCAGGAAACGAAGCCTGCGATGGTGAAAATCCAGAAGGCGACTACCGACCTGCTCGAGAGGCTAAATATGGATACCGACCTCACGTTCCCGCAGGACCGTGATGGCGTCGGCCTGCAGAAAGATTTCGACGTCCGTGACTCGAAAACTGTTCAATGA
- a CDS encoding cytochrome b/b6 domain-containing protein, translating to MTNLDHGKFTRMTTTFHTLLALDVFILFFSGYGLMFNDELWWLVTLMGGSTGVTAVHRIAGLGLVVLIVFWMLMMITTSTGRGNFRQILIGPDDVAAAIQDFKFVLGMADERHPNARQFAGYKSDEVPLLSYIGKGVVYIFSIELTLLTISGLLIWSKTGVMQYFATKTAAMAFVVFHGLLGVIMLMGVMFHIFEHGFHPAFYPVEVKAFIPRKLIPEEHADTDHDSTGISQLSLAPSWGWATNVMGVLTVIGIVSVLVGSIFDEGYPVPRELAVGGGPTDLLLTVGINVGILVLFIGMALQMYGNLMRVRWQRQLEEEARAPAATDGGRPNDD from the coding sequence ATGACGAACTTAGACCACGGGAAGTTCACCCGGATGACGACGACGTTCCACACGCTGTTGGCGCTGGACGTGTTCATCCTGTTCTTCTCGGGGTACGGACTGATGTTCAACGACGAACTCTGGTGGCTCGTCACGCTGATGGGCGGCAGCACCGGCGTGACTGCGGTCCACCGCATCGCGGGTCTCGGTCTCGTGGTGCTCATCGTCTTCTGGATGCTGATGATGATAACGACGAGCACCGGCCGCGGCAACTTCCGACAGATTCTGATAGGGCCCGACGATGTGGCCGCCGCGATTCAGGACTTCAAGTTCGTCCTCGGGATGGCCGACGAGCGCCACCCGAACGCCCGGCAGTTCGCCGGCTACAAATCCGACGAGGTGCCGCTGCTGTCGTACATCGGCAAGGGCGTCGTCTACATTTTCTCGATCGAACTGACGCTGCTCACGATTTCGGGGCTGCTCATCTGGAGCAAGACCGGGGTGATGCAGTACTTCGCGACGAAGACGGCAGCGATGGCGTTTGTCGTCTTCCACGGCCTGCTCGGCGTTATCATGCTGATGGGCGTGATGTTCCACATCTTCGAGCACGGCTTCCACCCGGCGTTCTACCCGGTCGAGGTGAAAGCGTTCATCCCCCGGAAGCTGATTCCGGAGGAGCACGCCGACACCGACCACGACTCGACGGGCATCAGCCAGCTCAGCCTCGCGCCGTCGTGGGGGTGGGCGACGAACGTCATGGGCGTGCTCACCGTCATCGGCATCGTCAGCGTGCTCGTCGGCAGTATCTTCGACGAGGGCTACCCAGTCCCGCGCGAACTCGCCGTCGGTGGCGGGCCGACAGACCTGCTTCTGACCGTCGGCATCAACGTCGGGATTCTGGTGCTGTTCATCGGGATGGCGCTGCAGATGTACGGCAATCTGATGCGCGTCCGCTGGCAGCGGCAACTGGAGGAAGAGGCCCGCGCGCCGGCCGCTACCGACGGTGGACGGCCGAACGACGACTAG